GTTTTCGCCTGGGCAATCAGGTCGTGGCCGGCGAGCGCGATCGGCAGACTCGCGGCCTGAATCGGCGTCATCTCGACGTAACCGAGCTGCGTGAGATTGGCGAGCGTCGCGGGCGGCAGCGGTAGCTGGCTAAACGGCGCGCCGGCGGTAGTGGGACTGTTCATAGGGTGAGGGCTCGCAATCGGATAAAGCGACTAAGGCGGCTAGGGGCAAAAAACTATTCGGCCATGGGGCCGGTGGCGGGACGGCCTTCGATCTGCTCGTACAGCACCGAGCCATCGTCCCCGTCGAAACGCTCGACGTAATTGCGCGCGCCGCACATCGGGCAACGGAACAGGAGGCCCTGTCCTTCGTTCTTGATGACGACGTCCGATTGCTCCCACTGCGCTTCGCAGGACTGATTTCTACAGGTAAACACGTTGATTCTCCAACTGGATTCGATTACTGATCCGGCGAGCCGTGCGAACGGCCCGGCCGTGAATGGGACGGTTGCTGCCAAGGTGGCGACGGCTCAAGCTCGTCAACCCAGATGCGTATGCCGCGCGCGCGGTGCGCTCACTTCCATGTCGGTGAGACCCTGCACGATGCCGCAGTCCTCCACGGCCTGTTCGCCGTGGCATTGCTCACGCAGCGTGGTCAATTGCGCTTTCAGCTGCTTCAGTTCGTCGATGCGCATGTCGACGTGCGCGATGTGCTCGTCGATCAAGGTATTGATGCCGCCGCAGCCGTTGGCCGGCGCGTCGGTCAGACGCAGCAACGCACGGATTTCGTCGTGAGTCATGTCGAGCGCGCGGCAGTTCCGGATGAAGCGCAGGCGTTCGACGTGCTTGGCCGTGTAACTGCGGTAATTGGCCTCGGTACGCTCCGCTTCGGGCAACAAGCCCTCTTTCTCGTAGAAACGGATGGTTTCGGTCGTGCAATGGGCGATTTTCGCCAATTCGCCGATTTTCATGGACCC
The nucleotide sequence above comes from Paraburkholderia sp. FT54. Encoded proteins:
- the cadR gene encoding Cd(II)/Pb(II)-responsive transcriptional regulator encodes the protein MKIGELAKIAHCTTETIRFYEKEGLLPEAERTEANYRSYTAKHVERLRFIRNCRALDMTHDEIRALLRLTDAPANGCGGINTLIDEHIAHVDMRIDELKQLKAQLTTLREQCHGEQAVEDCGIVQGLTDMEVSAPRARHTHLG